The sequence GGCCGCGTGGGCCCGACCTCGACGGTGAGCAGCTCGGACAGCAGGCGTCGCGTGAAGTTGCGATAGAGACTCCGCGACACGCGATTGGATCCGACGACGCGATCGAGCACGCGCGTCATGCCGTGGATGGCCGCCACCAACACCGCGGTCCAGTCGCGCCGCGGGATCGCGAGGTAGCGCGCGTCCTGCCCCAGGAAGAACCGCATCAGCGTGGGTGGCAGACCCCGCAGCCAGCCCAGCCGCAGCTCGTCGCGCATCATCGTGAGCAGCGCGGCGGCCATCACGTCGCCGGCCTCGCTGCGGGCCGACTGCCGCGCCTTGATGCGGTCGGTCAGGACCCGCGCGGCCGCGAGGTCGGCGGGGATCAGCGCATCGTCGACACCGACGATGCGCGCCACCGCGCTCCAGGCATACAGATACGCGCTGCGCTGCGGCGGGGTGAGCTCGGCGCCCAGTCGATCGAGCCCGTCCAGCACGACCTGCGTGAAGGTCATCAGCGTGCCCGCGAGGTCTTCTTGATTGATCGGCACGTCCCACTGCGCGAGCCAGGCCTCGCCGTGGTGATGCAGGATCATGCGTCGCACCGCCGCGTGCATGAGACGCACCTTCTGGGCCGCGCGGACGCCCTCGCCGTGGGTGCGCGCGTCGGCGCCGAGCGAGAGTCCGCC is a genomic window of Deltaproteobacteria bacterium containing:
- a CDS encoding DUF2236 domain-containing protein — encoded protein: MTASTWDDDTLDRFRKVGDPLADDVVRDIFDSGQVDAVRQLLRHLVRNDHPLVVSPDRTLPPELLAHVERYFAASDAALPSLDGAQIDAGERMFELHGPEVLMVLGCYSLPASYTARKGVQVLAQTGRLESDPKRRLIETTQMVVDVMSEGGLSLGADARTHGEGVRAAQKVRLMHAAVRRMILHHHGEAWLAQWDVPINQEDLAGTLMTFTQVVLDGLDRLGAELTPPQRSAYLYAWSAVARIVGVDDALIPADLAAARVLTDRIKARQSARSEAGDVMAAALLTMMRDELRLGWLRGLPPTLMRFFLGQDARYLAIPRRDWTAVLVAAIHGMTRVLDRVVGSNRVSRSLYRNFTRRLLSELLTVEVGPTRPNFDIPDHLARRWQLPARS